The following proteins are encoded in a genomic region of Streptomyces collinus Tu 365:
- a CDS encoding PTS-dependent dihydroxyacetone kinase phosphotransferase subunit DhaM, which produces MVLVSHSAQVAAAVAELAKGLAGGAAGVPVAPAGGTEGGGLGTSAELISAAAASVDRGAGVALLTDLGSAVLTVKALIAEGDELPDGARLVDAPFVEGAVAAVVTAATGADLDAVEAAAGEAYGYRKV; this is translated from the coding sequence ATCGTCCTGGTGTCCCACAGCGCGCAGGTCGCCGCCGCCGTCGCGGAACTGGCGAAGGGCCTGGCCGGCGGGGCGGCCGGTGTCCCCGTCGCCCCGGCGGGCGGCACGGAGGGCGGCGGGCTGGGCACCAGTGCCGAGCTGATCTCCGCCGCCGCGGCGTCGGTGGACCGGGGTGCGGGCGTGGCCCTGCTCACCGACCTCGGCAGCGCGGTGCTCACGGTGAAGGCGCTGATCGCCGAGGGCGACGAACTCCCCGACGGCGCCCGCCTGGTGGACGCGCCGTTCGTCGAGGGCGCGGTGGCGGCCGTGGTCACGGCGGCCACGGGCGCCGATCTCGACGCGGTGGAGGCGGCGGCCGGGGAGGCGTACGGCTACCGGAAAGTCTGA
- the dhaK gene encoding dihydroxyacetone kinase subunit DhaK, with protein MRMLINVPETVVADALRGIAAAHPELTVDVENRVIVRRDAPVAGQVALVSGGGSGHEPLHGGFVGPGMLSAACPGEVFTSPVPDQMARAAAAVDSGAGVLFVVKNYTGDVLNFDMAAELAEDEGIQVAKVLVNDDVAVTDSLYTAGRRGTGATLFVEKIAGAAAAEGQPLERVESVGRQVNENSRSFGVALSAVTTPAKGSPTFDLPAGELELGIGIHGEPGRERRAMMTSREIADFAVHAVLDDMTPRNPVLVLVNGMGATPLLELYGFNAEVQRVLGERGVAVARTLVGNYVTSLDMAGASVTLCQVDEELLRLWDAPVSTPALRWGM; from the coding sequence ATGAGGATGCTGATCAACGTCCCGGAGACCGTCGTGGCGGACGCGCTGCGGGGGATCGCGGCCGCGCATCCGGAGTTGACCGTAGACGTCGAGAACCGGGTGATCGTCCGCCGGGACGCGCCCGTCGCCGGGCAGGTCGCGCTCGTCTCGGGCGGCGGGTCGGGGCACGAGCCGCTGCACGGCGGGTTCGTCGGTCCCGGCATGCTCTCGGCGGCCTGCCCGGGAGAGGTGTTCACCTCGCCGGTGCCGGACCAGATGGCACGCGCCGCGGCCGCGGTGGACAGCGGCGCCGGCGTCCTGTTCGTCGTGAAGAACTACACCGGCGACGTGCTCAACTTCGACATGGCGGCCGAACTCGCCGAGGACGAGGGCATCCAGGTCGCCAAGGTGCTGGTCAACGACGACGTGGCGGTCACCGACAGCCTGTACACGGCCGGGCGGCGCGGCACCGGCGCCACCCTGTTCGTGGAGAAGATCGCGGGAGCCGCGGCGGCGGAGGGGCAGCCGCTGGAGCGGGTCGAGTCCGTCGGGCGCCAGGTGAACGAGAACTCCCGCAGCTTCGGCGTCGCGCTGAGCGCCGTCACCACCCCGGCCAAGGGCAGTCCGACCTTCGACCTGCCCGCCGGAGAGCTGGAGTTGGGCATCGGCATCCACGGCGAACCGGGCCGGGAGCGGCGGGCCATGATGACCTCCCGGGAGATCGCGGACTTCGCGGTGCACGCCGTCCTGGACGACATGACTCCACGCAATCCCGTGCTGGTCCTGGTCAACGGCATGGGCGCCACCCCTTTGCTGGAGCTGTACGGCTTCAACGCCGAGGTGCAGCGGGTGCTCGGGGAACGCGGTGTGGCCGTGGCCCGCACCCTGGTCGGCAACTACGTGACCTCCCTCGACATGGCGGGCGCCTCGGTCACCCTGTGCCAGGTCGACGAGGAACTGCTGCGGCTGTGGGACGCGCCGGTGAGCACCCCGGCACTGCGCTGGGGGATGTGA
- the dhaL gene encoding dihydroxyacetone kinase subunit DhaL — translation MLDADFFRRWMTVAAASVDREAERLTALDSAIGDADHGSNLQRGFTAVRATLEKESPETPGQVLTLAGRQLISTVGGASGPLYGTLLRRAGKALGDAAEVDEAQLAEALRAGVDGVMALGGAAPGDKTMIDALAPAVDALPDGFAAARAAAEEGAVATTPLQARKGRASYLGERSIGHQDPGATSSALLIAALQEAASGA, via the coding sequence GTGCTCGACGCCGATTTCTTCCGCCGTTGGATGACGGTGGCCGCCGCGTCCGTCGACCGGGAGGCGGAACGGCTCACCGCCCTCGACTCGGCCATCGGGGACGCCGATCACGGCAGCAATCTGCAGCGCGGGTTCACGGCCGTCAGGGCCACCCTGGAGAAGGAGTCGCCGGAGACCCCGGGTCAGGTGCTCACCCTGGCCGGACGCCAGTTGATCTCGACGGTCGGAGGGGCCTCCGGGCCGCTGTACGGCACCCTGCTGCGCCGCGCCGGGAAGGCGCTCGGGGATGCCGCCGAGGTCGACGAGGCCCAACTGGCCGAGGCGTTGCGGGCGGGCGTGGACGGGGTGATGGCGCTCGGCGGCGCGGCACCCGGCGACAAGACCATGATCGACGCCCTGGCGCCGGCCGTGGACGCGCTCCCCGACGGCTTCGCCGCCGCCCGGGCGGCCGCCGAGGAGGGCGCGGTGGCCACCACGCCGTTGCAGGCGCGCAAGGGCCGGGCGAGCTATCTGGGCGAGCGCAGCATCGGCCACCAGGATCCGGGCGCCACGTCCTCCGCGCTGCTGATCGCGGCGCTCCAAGAAGCGGCGTCGGGAGCCTGA
- a CDS encoding hemerythrin domain-containing protein produces MGHGGNVIHELTTDHREVEEIFGRFEALPPGSKERKLLADQATIELVRHSVAEEAYLYPAVRKHVKGGDALADKELEDHAEAEQIMKDIEGLDADDPQFDTLMTRLMSEIRSHVEDEEQNLFPMLQAACSPEALDELGDKVRRAKKTAPTRPHPTAPDKPPANKMLAPGAGLVDRLRDAMSGRGKEG; encoded by the coding sequence ATGGGTCACGGCGGGAACGTCATCCACGAACTGACGACCGATCACCGTGAGGTCGAGGAGATCTTCGGCCGCTTCGAGGCGCTGCCGCCCGGTTCCAAGGAGCGCAAGCTGCTCGCCGACCAGGCCACCATCGAACTGGTCCGGCACTCGGTGGCCGAGGAGGCCTACCTGTACCCGGCGGTGCGCAAGCACGTGAAGGGCGGCGACGCGCTGGCCGACAAGGAGCTCGAGGACCACGCCGAGGCCGAGCAGATCATGAAGGACATCGAGGGCCTGGACGCGGACGACCCGCAGTTCGACACCCTCATGACCCGGTTGATGAGCGAGATCCGGTCCCATGTGGAGGACGAGGAGCAGAACCTCTTCCCGATGCTCCAGGCGGCCTGCTCGCCGGAGGCACTGGACGAGCTCGGCGACAAGGTGCGCCGGGCGAAGAAGACCGCGCCGACCCGCCCGCACCCCACGGCACCGGACAAGCCCCCGGCCAACAAGATGCTGGCACCGGGCGCCGGTCTGGTCGACCGGCTGCGGGACGCGATGTCCGGGCGGGGCAAGGAAGGCTGA
- a CDS encoding DUF3040 domain-containing protein yields the protein MNDWETPDDVRLSPRERVALLIIEAELRQDRRLAHRMRATPGRSRLRRGPWLLLAFLLLGCASVFTAVVGIQTSDPSLLWCFALLWPLTLLQGFRLLCRATRRRPPSGGVSPWL from the coding sequence GTGAACGACTGGGAGACCCCCGACGACGTACGGCTCTCGCCGCGCGAGCGCGTCGCGCTGCTGATCATCGAGGCCGAGCTGCGGCAGGACCGGCGGCTCGCGCACCGGATGCGGGCGACGCCGGGCCGGTCCCGCCTCCGCCGGGGCCCGTGGCTGCTGCTCGCCTTCCTGCTGCTCGGGTGCGCGTCCGTGTTCACCGCCGTGGTGGGGATCCAGACCTCGGACCCCTCGCTGCTGTGGTGCTTCGCCCTTCTGTGGCCCCTGACCCTGCTGCAGGGCTTCCGCCTGCTGTGCCGCGCCACCCGCCGGCGGCCCCCGTCCGGCGGCGTGAGCCCGTGGCTCTGA